A single region of the Silene latifolia isolate original U9 population chromosome 8, ASM4854445v1, whole genome shotgun sequence genome encodes:
- the LOC141594143 gene encoding protein NRT1/ PTR FAMILY 7.3-like isoform X1 — MSFVNFLFKVNDRQLLKLPQGANHDETRDERTDKPAQTGGWTPSTLLLVNQALAILAYFGIGVNLVLFLTRVLGESNVNAANSVSKWTGTMYLFSLLGAFVSDTYWGRYKTCAIFQAIFVIGLTLFSLLSTLILLKPKGCGDEQVLCNSHTAFHKALFYVAMYVVALGMGGYQPNIAVFGADQFDDRDVQQQRSKLSYFSFFVLALNLGSFLSKMILGNFEDGGNWVVGFWTSTGSAVMGLALFFAGARLYRTILPSGNCASMVFRAVATAMSKRQHVDVEQQTNDNNFRELEKVKHLVRLIPIWLCIIFYSVVFAQMSSLFMEQGAAMKKKMRHMHISPATVSVFNIISVAIFIFFNRFLLSPLVTRQRNRALSELERMGVGLVIAFFAMMAAGLVEFFRRKYAIRECPNASCLSILWQIPQYMLIGASEVFMGVARLEFFYGQAPEELKCFGNALCLTSIALGNYLSSFIATIVTKISTSTGTPGWISQDLNKGHLERFYFLLAALIMIDFVVYLFIARAYKYVQSEVVK, encoded by the exons GCTAATCATGATGAGACAAGAGACGAGCGTACAGATAAACCTGCTCAAACAGGAGGATGGACGCCAAGTACTTTATTGCTAG TGAATCAAGCTTTGGCTATATTGGCATATTTCGGAATTGGAGTGAATCTAGTACTCTTCCTTACAAGAGTGTTAGGCGAAAGCAATGTGAATGCTGCAAATAGCGTTAGCAAATGGACGGGAACAATGTACCTGTTCTCCCTTTTAGGTGCATTTGTCAGCGATACCTACTGGGGAAGATACAAAACTTGTGCCATTTTTCAAGCCATTTTTGTTATT GGCTTGACATTGTTCTCATTACTATCCACTTTAATTTTGCTCAAGCCTAAGGGTTGTGGTGACGAACAAGTTCTATGCAATTCGCACACTGCCTTCCATAAGGCATTATTCTACGTGGCCATGTATGTGGTGGCTCTTGGCATGGGAGGATACCAACCAAATATTGCAGTATTTGGGGCAGATCAATTTGATGATCGAGATGTCCAACAACAAAGATCAAAATTATCTTACTTCAGTTTTTTCGTCTTGGCTCTCAATCTTGGATCTTTCTTATCGAAAATGATCTTAGGAAATTTTGAAGACGGAGGAAATTGGGTTGTCGGATTCTGGACTTCAACTGGTTCTGCTGTTATGGGCTTAGCTTTGTTTTTTGCCGGAGCTCGTCTATATAGAACTATCTTGCCGAGTGGAAATTGTGCTTCAATGGTTTTCAGAGCAGTCGCTACTGCCATGTCGAAGCGGCAACATGTTGATGTGGAGCAACAAACAAATgataataattttagagaattGGAAAAAGTTAAACACCTGGTGAGGTTGATTCCTATTTGGCTCTGCATCATCTTTTATTCAGTCGTATTTGCTCAGATGTCTTCCTTGTTCATGGAACAAGGTGCAGCAATGAAAAAGAAAATGCGGCATATGCATATCTCACCAGCTACGGTGTCTGTGTTTAACATAATTAGTGTCGCTATCTTCATCTTTTTTAACCGTTTTCTATTGAGTCCTCTAGTAACTCGGCAGAGAAATCGTGCTTTATCCGAGTTAGAAAGAATGGGAGTTGGACTTGTCATTGCTTTTTTCGCCATGATGGCAGCGGGGTTAGTTGAGTTCTTTCGACGAAAATATGCCATAAGAGAGTGCCCGAATGCCAGCTGCCTTAGCATACTCTGGCAAATACCGCAATACATGCTTATTGGGGCATCAGAGGTTTTCATGGGCGTTGCTCGGCTGGAGTTTTTCTATGGACAAGCGCCAGAAGAACTGAAATGCTTTGGAAATGCTTTGTGCCTTACCTCAATTGCCCTTGGGAATTACTTAAGTAGTTTTATTGCAACCATAGTTACGAAGATTTCTACTTCAACCGGTACACCAGGATGGATATCGCAAGATTTAAACAAGGGTCACCTTGAAAGGTTTTATTTTTTGTTGGCGGCTCTAATCATGATTGATTTTGTTGTATATTTGTTCATAGCAAGGGCTTACAAATATGTTCAATCCGAAGTCGTTAAATAG
- the LOC141594143 gene encoding protein NRT1/ PTR FAMILY 7.3-like isoform X2, whose amino-acid sequence MSFVNFLFKANHDETRDERTDKPAQTGGWTPSTLLLVNQALAILAYFGIGVNLVLFLTRVLGESNVNAANSVSKWTGTMYLFSLLGAFVSDTYWGRYKTCAIFQAIFVIGLTLFSLLSTLILLKPKGCGDEQVLCNSHTAFHKALFYVAMYVVALGMGGYQPNIAVFGADQFDDRDVQQQRSKLSYFSFFVLALNLGSFLSKMILGNFEDGGNWVVGFWTSTGSAVMGLALFFAGARLYRTILPSGNCASMVFRAVATAMSKRQHVDVEQQTNDNNFRELEKVKHLVRLIPIWLCIIFYSVVFAQMSSLFMEQGAAMKKKMRHMHISPATVSVFNIISVAIFIFFNRFLLSPLVTRQRNRALSELERMGVGLVIAFFAMMAAGLVEFFRRKYAIRECPNASCLSILWQIPQYMLIGASEVFMGVARLEFFYGQAPEELKCFGNALCLTSIALGNYLSSFIATIVTKISTSTGTPGWISQDLNKGHLERFYFLLAALIMIDFVVYLFIARAYKYVQSEVVK is encoded by the exons GCTAATCATGATGAGACAAGAGACGAGCGTACAGATAAACCTGCTCAAACAGGAGGATGGACGCCAAGTACTTTATTGCTAG TGAATCAAGCTTTGGCTATATTGGCATATTTCGGAATTGGAGTGAATCTAGTACTCTTCCTTACAAGAGTGTTAGGCGAAAGCAATGTGAATGCTGCAAATAGCGTTAGCAAATGGACGGGAACAATGTACCTGTTCTCCCTTTTAGGTGCATTTGTCAGCGATACCTACTGGGGAAGATACAAAACTTGTGCCATTTTTCAAGCCATTTTTGTTATT GGCTTGACATTGTTCTCATTACTATCCACTTTAATTTTGCTCAAGCCTAAGGGTTGTGGTGACGAACAAGTTCTATGCAATTCGCACACTGCCTTCCATAAGGCATTATTCTACGTGGCCATGTATGTGGTGGCTCTTGGCATGGGAGGATACCAACCAAATATTGCAGTATTTGGGGCAGATCAATTTGATGATCGAGATGTCCAACAACAAAGATCAAAATTATCTTACTTCAGTTTTTTCGTCTTGGCTCTCAATCTTGGATCTTTCTTATCGAAAATGATCTTAGGAAATTTTGAAGACGGAGGAAATTGGGTTGTCGGATTCTGGACTTCAACTGGTTCTGCTGTTATGGGCTTAGCTTTGTTTTTTGCCGGAGCTCGTCTATATAGAACTATCTTGCCGAGTGGAAATTGTGCTTCAATGGTTTTCAGAGCAGTCGCTACTGCCATGTCGAAGCGGCAACATGTTGATGTGGAGCAACAAACAAATgataataattttagagaattGGAAAAAGTTAAACACCTGGTGAGGTTGATTCCTATTTGGCTCTGCATCATCTTTTATTCAGTCGTATTTGCTCAGATGTCTTCCTTGTTCATGGAACAAGGTGCAGCAATGAAAAAGAAAATGCGGCATATGCATATCTCACCAGCTACGGTGTCTGTGTTTAACATAATTAGTGTCGCTATCTTCATCTTTTTTAACCGTTTTCTATTGAGTCCTCTAGTAACTCGGCAGAGAAATCGTGCTTTATCCGAGTTAGAAAGAATGGGAGTTGGACTTGTCATTGCTTTTTTCGCCATGATGGCAGCGGGGTTAGTTGAGTTCTTTCGACGAAAATATGCCATAAGAGAGTGCCCGAATGCCAGCTGCCTTAGCATACTCTGGCAAATACCGCAATACATGCTTATTGGGGCATCAGAGGTTTTCATGGGCGTTGCTCGGCTGGAGTTTTTCTATGGACAAGCGCCAGAAGAACTGAAATGCTTTGGAAATGCTTTGTGCCTTACCTCAATTGCCCTTGGGAATTACTTAAGTAGTTTTATTGCAACCATAGTTACGAAGATTTCTACTTCAACCGGTACACCAGGATGGATATCGCAAGATTTAAACAAGGGTCACCTTGAAAGGTTTTATTTTTTGTTGGCGGCTCTAATCATGATTGATTTTGTTGTATATTTGTTCATAGCAAGGGCTTACAAATATGTTCAATCCGAAGTCGTTAAATAG